ATGATGCCTTCACCTTTTGAGACTTTGCCCAGGCCGGTTTCACATGCGGAGAGCGTTACAAGGTCAGCGCCCAGTTGAAGGTTATAGATTTCCCCGGAGAAGAGGTTGCCATCGTTGGTCTCACTTTCCTTGAGGAATATTCTGGATAAAGCCGGATTGTTTTCATTGACCACCCCGTGCGTAGCAAAATGCAGATACCTGTAATCTTTCAGGTTTTTGGATTTTACAATTTCCTCACTGGCATTGGCTTCCAGGTATACCTCGGGCTTTATACCCTTGCCCGACAGGATCTGTTGCAGGTTAGACACCTCCTGGTTTGTTCCCGGAAGGTCGTCCAGCTGGGAAAATGTTACGGGAGCACAAAGAAAGGCCGATGGTTTTTGATTGGATTGCCTCAGGTTTAAATGGTTTTGATAATATAAAGCAGAAGCATACTGGTAGCTGATAGCATAGTCATTGATCAGATAGTCCAGTGATTTATAATCTAAAGGAAAACCTTTGGCAGAGCGGGTGAGGAGGGCCTCAAAAGGTACTGTGCCTAATCTGCCTGCCGGGATCACGATGAGGTGGTCCACCGATTTGTGCAATGAGCCCGGGAAAAGAATTTCATACAATTCATCCGCCGTAAGCGCATAGATCTCATCCTCTTTAAAATAAAGACTGTTCCTAAGGCCACTCAGGTAGCGGTCAAAGTTCTCAGTTTGCTGTACATTGTAAGCATTGAACTTACCCGGGCTGATCTGATATACATACAGCCTTTTGGAGCGATCAGCTATAAAGTAGCTGACAATGGCCTGATTTTCCTTCAATGTCTCCTGCAACTGCGCTACTGAAGGTATCGGTACATTATACTTCAGGTTAAAGTACTGAGGGTAATTCTTCTCAAGGTCTGCAATAAATGTATTGTATCGCTGCTTAAGCGTAAAAAGCCTTTCCCTGTATTTGGAGGCTACAGCTTCCTCAGGTTTCTGTGCCAACTTTTGCTCATAGTAGGCAATTTCTGATTTGAGTTCGTTTTCCTCGGTCAGTTTACTATCTGGTATGTTGGCGAATGATTTGGCCGACGCATCCGAAATGGCCTCCAGGAGAACTGATGACTTACTCTTTTCAGCAAAATAAAAAGACAGTTCATAATAGGGGTCTTTTTTTACAGCCACATCAGCCATGTAATAGCAAAGGCGGACACCATTTTCGTATACCTGAGAAGAAATCTCCCCGAGCTCAAGCTTATCCGCTTCATTGGTGCTGATCTGCCTTATCTTGTCCACCAGCGTATCGGCCACTTGCAAGGTGGTAAGGCTTAGTTTTGCATCTTTGAATTTCAGGGTAAGGTTATGGTGAAGGTCTTCCAGAGCCTGGGCTTTATAAAAAAGCGTATTCAACAGAGTGTTGGCATTGAAATACTCATCCGTTGAAGGATTGGCCTCCAGATCTTGGTTGTCAAAAGTCTTAGCATTGGCGATCAGGGCTTTTTGATAATAGGAGAGGGCAGGTTCAAATTCACCTTTAATATTATAGATGTTGCCGATCAGGTTCAGTGTTCTGGCTATTTCAGGATGCTTTGTCCCATAGTGTTTTTGATAAACAGCCAGGGCATTCTCATAATATTCTTTGGCCACACCAAGGTTATTCATCAACTGGTATGTTCTGCCCAGGTTGGTATGGATAAAGCCTTCATTGGGATGGCCGTCAGGGTGCAGGTTCTGCCAGATCTTTAACGCTTCATTGAAGTAATTCTGGGCATCGCCAAACATCTCTATGTTCCTGTATATTATGCCGATATTGGCCTTAGCCTGAGCTACTTTCTGATGGTTCTCCCCATAGATGTCCTGATAGATGGCCAGTGCCTTTTCGTAAGTTTCCAGGGCTTCATCAGGGTTGGTTGAGACCAACCCGAGGTCGTTGTATGAAGCGGCCAGCTTTTCATGGCCTGCATCAAAGAGCTTGCTGCGTATGGCCAGAGCCTGAGAAATGTATTCTTTGGCGCTGGCGCTGCTTCCGGTATTCCAAAAGACCAACCCAAGGTTATTCAGGCTGGCAGCCTGGTCTTCCGATCCGTTTTTTGATAACTCAAGTGCCGTTTCAAAATAGTTCAGGGCTACATCATTACGGCCTTTTCGTAGATATACTTCACCAAGCAGATTGTTGCAGTTAGCATTGTCTGTAGCTTGTACTTGTTGGGCTAAGGCTGCAGCCTGCTCAATTTCCCCTTTATCCAGCAGTTCTCTCAGCCCATTACATGTGCTTTGAGCAAAAGAGGTATGTAGAACGGCTGCTGTTAGAATAGTTGTGATAATCAGGCTACGCATCTTAGAAACGGATTACGTATGCTATGGAAGCCACATTTTCACGCGTTAGCCCGTCGGGGTTCACATCACGGTCAGTAAATTTGTGGCCTAAAAGTACCTTGGCGGTATGATACACATTGAAATGATAGGCTACACCTAAGATTCCTGAAAGTGCCATTCCTGTAGTACCGTCGAGTTTTACACGCTCGCCATTTTCGGTGATTTCGTCTTTGGTGATCCTGAAAATAGGCAATACGCCAAGCCTGACATCCAGGTTGGAGAAGTGAAAAGCCCTTTCCGCACGTAGCATGACGTCTGTCCCTCTTTTCAGGTCATTAGCTAAGTGGTGACTTCGCAAATAACCGGGATCCGGATACCCGCTCCATTCCTCATATTGGAAGTTGTTCTGATTGTTATGGCTTACAGGTATTTGAATTCCCGTAGCAAACATCCACTTTTTACTGATATAAGAAGCTCCAGCTACGATGTCCCATGTACCAAGGCTGACCTGGTAGTACATAGGCAAGTCATGAGGCTGCCCGTCGGAGGTAAATTCAGGTTTATCATCACCTTCCAGATCAGATTTTCCTGAAGGTATTTTTCCTCCCAATGTAGCGTTGATGTGGTAGTTCTCAGTAGTCTTGAAATTGTGTGTGAAGCTGTATGAAATATCTCCCATACCTGATGTTTTTCCCAGGTTCCCTTTTACCCATTGGTAAGGAAGCTTTACCTGAAATGAGGTGTTTTCAGTGATGCCAAAGGTAAAATCAAGGGTAGTAACGTTAATTACAGGTGTTAGCCTGGTTGTACCTCTGTATTGGTTGAGTTCAAGGGCCCTTAATTTAAAATTGATCTTTTTAGTGTAGACCTGTCCCGGACTCATAGCACCCATAGTACAGAAGCCGGCATCACTACAACCCTGGCCAGATACGAAAGAGAATGAACACAGGCCAATAAAAATCAGTAGCAGCTTTTTCATGTTAATTGTAAGTGTAATAACAAATTATAAAATTATCCAGAAAAGGGCTACCATTTACCCACAATATATTGCTAGCCCTTTGTATTAAGACGCCTAAAATATTCATCAGCAGCCTTTTTAACCTTCGGTGCCAGTATCAAAGCCGAAGTTACCGTAGGGATAGACATCAACGCAAAAGCTGAATCTATCAAACTGATAATAGCGGCCAGAGAAGAGATAGCGCCGTACAATATGGTCACTACGTAGATATAGTTGTAATAGTGGCTTTTGTCTGCACCAATTAAAAAGCTCATACACTTGGTTCCGTAGTAAGAGTATGAGAATAAGGAAGTTATGGAGAAAATTAAAATGCAAACCATGAGAATATAATGACCAAATCCAGGAAATGCAGACTCAAAGGCGTTGGCGGTAAGCGTCACACCGTTGCTGTCGGTGGTTTGCCAAACTCCGGTAATGAGGATAGCCAGAGCAGTAAGTGTACACACTATTATGGTATCAATAAATGGCCCTAACATAGCTACCAGTCCTTCTCGTACCGGTTCCATGGTTTTGGCTGCGCCATGTGCCATAGGAGCAGTACCTATACCGGCTTCATTAGAAAAAGCAGCCCTTCTTGCACCCAGTACGATTAACCCTCCAAGTGCTCCGCCAAGTAAAGCATCACCATTATAGTTATCCGCAGTAAAGGCATTGGTAATAATCATGCCGATGTAACGAGGTACATCACTGATATTGATCAGAAGAATGATAACCACCGAAATGAAGTATAACACTACCATTATGGGCACCATCTTTCCGGCTACTTTACCAATTCTTTTGATCCCTCCGAATATTACCAGGCAAACAAAAACCAAAATAACGAGCCCTACATAAAGGTCGGTGTCAACAAAGTGAAGTGGGCCGTAGTCTATTACATTACCTTTGATGCCATTGGGTATTAACACGATATCCTGAATAGCCTGTGTGAGCTGATTGGCCTGGAATATCGGCAGGCAACCTATAAGCCCGAATACGGCAAACATAACCGCCAGTGGCTTCCAGCCTTTGCCAAGCCCTTCCATGATCACATACATGGGGCCACCCTGAATTTCGCCGGCAGAGTCCTTGCCGCGGTATAAAATAGAAAGTGTACAGGTGAAAAATTTGGTAGCCATGCCTACAAAGGCGCTGATCCACATCCAGAAAATGGCTCCCGGCCCACCTACAGCTATAGCCACGGCCACACCGCTGATATTCCCCATGCCTACAGTGGCGGCAAGAGCTGTTGAAAGCGCTTCGTAATGGTTGATCTGACCCGGGTCATTCGGATCATCATATTTTCCACGAAGTACATCGATGGCATGAAAGAAGTATTTGAAAGGAATAAAACGAGAATAAACAACAAAAAACAATCCGCCACCCATAAGAAGCATCAAAAGTGGCATTCCCCATATCCAATTTGCAAAGTTTACAAGTATACTTTCTAAGTATTTCAAAGGCAATCCTGTTTTGTAAGAGCGCTAAGATATAAATTATTAACGCTCGTCGATGAAATTATTTACATATTTGCTAACTTCTGATTTGTAGCTAATTTAATGCTAAGCTAAATGACAATTATTTTTTCAGCTATTTTTTCCCTCTTTATTCAAACTCCTGTCCCTGTTACGACAATTGATAGTCTGGAAAATTCACTGGCATCGGCTTCGGGGAAACAGAAAGTCATCTTACTTAATGAGTTGTACAAGCAATATGTAAATAATGATGCAGCTAAAGCGTTAGACTATACCACAGAGGCCCTGGCACTGGCCGAAGAAATAAAAGATGCAAGTGGTATATCATCCTCCTACAACAATATAGGGGTAGTATTCAAAAACAGGGGTGAGCTGGATAAGGCCCTGGAAAATTATATTCGCGCCCTACGGATACAGGAGGAAAACAAATTTGTAGATGCACTGGCCTATACCTACAGCAACATCGGGACAGTATATTCGCTGAAAAGGGAATATGATAAGGCCCTGCAATATTTCTATAAAGCCAATGATCAGTTTGAAAGCATTGGGCATAAACTCAGGATTGTAGGTTCATTAAACAATATCGGAAATGTATTTGAAGCGCAGGGATATTATGATGAGGCATTGGAATACTACCTGCGTTCGCTGACTATATATGGTGAAATAGAAGATAATTCCAAGGCTTTTGTGCCTTTCAATAACATAGGCAATATCTATTACAATCAAGGGAAATATGGTGAGGCACGGGCGTATTACGAGAGCTCCCTGGACATGGAGAGGTTTAACAACGACCTCAACGGTCAGGCCAATGCCCTGCATAATATAGGAATGGT
This region of Fulvivirga ulvae genomic DNA includes:
- a CDS encoding alanine/glycine:cation symporter family protein translates to MKYLESILVNFANWIWGMPLLMLLMGGGLFFVVYSRFIPFKYFFHAIDVLRGKYDDPNDPGQINHYEALSTALAATVGMGNISGVAVAIAVGGPGAIFWMWISAFVGMATKFFTCTLSILYRGKDSAGEIQGGPMYVIMEGLGKGWKPLAVMFAVFGLIGCLPIFQANQLTQAIQDIVLIPNGIKGNVIDYGPLHFVDTDLYVGLVILVFVCLVIFGGIKRIGKVAGKMVPIMVVLYFISVVIILLINISDVPRYIGMIITNAFTADNYNGDALLGGALGGLIVLGARRAAFSNEAGIGTAPMAHGAAKTMEPVREGLVAMLGPFIDTIIVCTLTALAILITGVWQTTDSNGVTLTANAFESAFPGFGHYILMVCILIFSITSLFSYSYYGTKCMSFLIGADKSHYYNYIYVVTILYGAISSLAAIISLIDSAFALMSIPTVTSALILAPKVKKAADEYFRRLNTKG
- a CDS encoding CHAT domain-containing protein, with amino-acid sequence MRSLIITTILTAAVLHTSFAQSTCNGLRELLDKGEIEQAAALAQQVQATDNANCNNLLGEVYLRKGRNDVALNYFETALELSKNGSEDQAASLNNLGLVFWNTGSSASAKEYISQALAIRSKLFDAGHEKLAASYNDLGLVSTNPDEALETYEKALAIYQDIYGENHQKVAQAKANIGIIYRNIEMFGDAQNYFNEALKIWQNLHPDGHPNEGFIHTNLGRTYQLMNNLGVAKEYYENALAVYQKHYGTKHPEIARTLNLIGNIYNIKGEFEPALSYYQKALIANAKTFDNQDLEANPSTDEYFNANTLLNTLFYKAQALEDLHHNLTLKFKDAKLSLTTLQVADTLVDKIRQISTNEADKLELGEISSQVYENGVRLCYYMADVAVKKDPYYELSFYFAEKSKSSVLLEAISDASAKSFANIPDSKLTEENELKSEIAYYEQKLAQKPEEAVASKYRERLFTLKQRYNTFIADLEKNYPQYFNLKYNVPIPSVAQLQETLKENQAIVSYFIADRSKRLYVYQISPGKFNAYNVQQTENFDRYLSGLRNSLYFKEDEIYALTADELYEILFPGSLHKSVDHLIVIPAGRLGTVPFEALLTRSAKGFPLDYKSLDYLINDYAISYQYASALYYQNHLNLRQSNQKPSAFLCAPVTFSQLDDLPGTNQEVSNLQQILSGKGIKPEVYLEANASEEIVKSKNLKDYRYLHFATHGVVNENNPALSRIFLKESETNDGNLFSGEIYNLQLGADLVTLSACETGLGKVSKGEGIIGLSRALVYAGANNIVVSLWSVADTSTSDLMIDFYGNISGNDYSDGLRQAKLKMIRTGDFSKPYYWAPFILIGQ